Within the Solwaraspora sp. WMMA2056 genome, the region GGTGTGCGTCTTCATGCTCTCCAGCAACTCTGCCGGCAGCGTGATCGTGACCTTCTTCGTCCTCGCCATCCCGCGACCATACCATGGTATTACCGCATACTGGAGCACGCATGGCTCCGACTACCGATGTTGCGGTGAAGAACATGACCGCAGTGCCCGAGTGGATGCGACCGCCCTGCCCCGAGGGGAGGTACGCCGATGACCTCGACAAGCTCGCCGAGGCGCCTCGTCACACCGAACTGATCGATGGAGCACTCGTCTTCACGGTGTCCCCCCAGCGGGTCTGGCACGCACGTATCGTCACCGCGCTGGTGAACAGTTTGACCGACCAGGCACCGCCGGGCGTCGAGGTCGACCGGGAGATCACGATCCGACTCGACAGATGGAACCGCCCGGAGCCCGACCTGGTGGCCGCAGCGGCGGCCTACGATCCGTTCCGGACCTACTACACGTCCGAGGAGACTCTGCTGGTCGTGGAGGTGACCGGTGCGGGCACCCGCCCCGGGATCAGACGTTGAAGCGGAACTCGACGACGTCGCCGTCCTGCATGACGTACTCCTTGCCTTCGATCCGGACCTTGCCGGCCGCCTTCGCCGCCGCCATGGTCCCGGCCGCGACCAGATCGTCGAACGAGACGATCTCGGCCTTGATGAAGCCGCGCTGGAAGTCCGAGTGGATCACCCCGGCGGCCTCCGGCGCGGTCGCCCCGACCGGGATGGTCCAGGCCCGTGCCTCCTTCGGCCCGGCGGTGAGGTACGTCTGCAGCCCCAGGGTGCGGAAACCGACCCGGATCAGCTGGTGGAGCCCCGGCTCGCTCTGCCCGATCGACTCCAGCAGCTCCAGCGCCTCGTCGTCGGGCAGGTCGATCAGCTCGGACTCGATCTTGGCGTCCATGAAGACCGCCTCGGCCGGGGCGACCAGGGCCCGCAGCTCGTCGAGGAGCGCGGCGTTGCCCAGCTCGTCCTCGTCGACGTTGAAGACGTACAGGAACGGCTTGGTGGTCAGCAGGTGCAGCTCGCGCAGCTCGGCGACGTCGATGCCGGCGGCGGTCGCCCCCGCGTACAGCGTGGTGCCGCCGTCGAGCAGCTCGGCGGCGGCCTTCGCCGCGGTGTGGATCGCCACCCGGTCCTTGCGCAGCCGGGCTTCCTTCTCCAGCCGGGGCAGCGCCTTCTCCAACGTCTGCAGATCGGCCAGGATCAGCTCGGTGTTGATCGTCTCGATGTCGTCACCCGGCGACACCTTGCCGTCGACGTGCACCACGTTGGGGTCGGCGAACACCCGCACCACCTGGCAGATCGCCGAGGCGTCACGGATGTTCGCCAGGAAGGCGTTGCCCCGGCCCTGCCCCTTGGACGCGCCCCGCACCAGGCCCGCGATGTCGACGAACGACACCGGCGCCGGGATGATCTTCTGCGAGCCGAAGATCTCCGCGAGCTTGTCCAGCCGCCCGTCCGGCAGCCCCACCACACCGACGTTCGGCTCGATCGTGGCGAACGGGTAGTTCGCCGCGAGGACGTCGTTCTTGGTGAGCGCGTTGAACAGGGTGCTCTTGCCGACGTTGGGCAGGCCGACGATGCCGATGGTGAGACTCACGTCGGTCGAGTCTACGCAGCGCCCGGCAGCGGGTCAGGCGCAGGCGGCCTTGAGCTTGTCGGTCGCCTCGGTCAGCAGCCCGGTCACCTGACCCATCGGGGTGTTGTCGTCCGGGTCGTTGATCTGGGCGACGACATCGGCGGCCTCGGTCAGCGCCTGCTGTACGTCGGCGTCGACCGGGTCGACGGCGAGCGACTGCAGCATCCCGGTCCAGCCGGCGAGCTTGCTCCGGAACTCGGACTCGGCGGTCTCCGGCGCCGACCCGCCCTCGACCGCTGCGGCGATCAGCTTGTCGAAGTCGTCCTCGATGTTCGCGGTGTTCGCCTCGCTGGCCGGCACCGCCATGTCGCACGCCGCCTTCGTGGCGACGGCGGCCTCGTCGTCGGCGGACTCGGCCGGTTGCGCGTCGGCCGGGGCGCTGGCCGACGGCTGGGGGCTCGGGTCAGCGGCGGCGTCGGTGTCGGTGTCCGCGCCGCCACAGCCGGCCAGGGTGAGTGCCAGCGCCGTGGTGACGGCGGCGGTGATCAGGGTACGTCGCATCGTGATCCGTCCAATGGGGGTGAGCAAACTGGAGCAGGCTACCCAACGCCCGCACCCGCCCCAGGTCAACCCCTCCCACCCTCACTGGCAGACGGCACCCAGCTTCTCCGGTACGGCCGTGACCGCAGCGATCTGCTCGTCGGTGAACGGGGTCTCCCCCACTTCGGTCGCCGCTTCGATCGCGGTGGTGCTCTCCGCCAGCACGGTCCGCAGCTCCTCGTCGACCGGACCGGTCGCCAGCGAGGTCAGCGTCGCCGACCAGGCCCGCATCTG harbors:
- the ychF gene encoding redox-regulated ATPase YchF codes for the protein MSLTIGIVGLPNVGKSTLFNALTKNDVLAANYPFATIEPNVGVVGLPDGRLDKLAEIFGSQKIIPAPVSFVDIAGLVRGASKGQGRGNAFLANIRDASAICQVVRVFADPNVVHVDGKVSPGDDIETINTELILADLQTLEKALPRLEKEARLRKDRVAIHTAAKAAAELLDGGTTLYAGATAAGIDVAELRELHLLTTKPFLYVFNVDEDELGNAALLDELRALVAPAEAVFMDAKIESELIDLPDDEALELLESIGQSEPGLHQLIRVGFRTLGLQTYLTAGPKEARAWTIPVGATAPEAAGVIHSDFQRGFIKAEIVSFDDLVAAGTMAAAKAAGKVRIEGKEYVMQDGDVVEFRFNV
- a CDS encoding Uma2 family endonuclease; protein product: MTAVPEWMRPPCPEGRYADDLDKLAEAPRHTELIDGALVFTVSPQRVWHARIVTALVNSLTDQAPPGVEVDREITIRLDRWNRPEPDLVAAAAAYDPFRTYYTSEETLLVVEVTGAGTRPGIRR